From Coffea arabica cultivar ET-39 chromosome 10e, Coffea Arabica ET-39 HiFi, whole genome shotgun sequence, one genomic window encodes:
- the LOC113711938 gene encoding uncharacterized protein isoform X1, producing the protein MASSSADSTVAAEPHSNRPENENDDMGSLFEGMVLFTTPVHTDSNSISDDQNQGKRVSHDAAAAAADSLSQLSSSSLPLDEDLFSDLSLIVAAPDDRPPSPLSSPSSSSPAASHPQPHLSTRKKRRAAGLRIGYGRDRDGPQPPSRQQLPDPNHHSLQSKPPTFPVAYYHTSNTNVAVAAHQDGGHQIRVHLATQQHSPPHSAASTTCSREADIQQLEENEAKQQDEEEPVLSNHPTGSCQIVEFRFEEIKTCMTEKLKKAREAVSFLSAARKDSIRKRRKAALQWSQASAKYRELEKQLEEACETEDFEKAERVSESLAPAEKDRELLVVALRDAEAECDAFDSRMQEALQNQIRAEEESASLLRSFALDASNGADLVLENAKAVSLRETEEWLLSTEELELKKLQLKIESQLINEARLALNNSIELSVEDDHRERDILYMKREILADELEKLLALVKKKEAEIAENNSKIETVERRIDGVFSNFEQVHSNLDEKHNNLELDLRQLDLEHELLTNKKKQIDDDLSQEEVRGEEIREISRISAIEASICQDVVGLRKSMLQLIQKFIEDKMKLSKTEQQFTEDVNMLKLGISSARASLQELSSSKSSIQQEVESCKQRLFFIDKRLPELEAEKKVAATTRNFKEAARIATEVKALSVEREGIGIKMGDAKSQLQQLEEQICNTVNRLEQTESQVLLREKELEMARFQRLNLIAEAATAERFAAIELGDLEEADVLLAEADAAASEARKLLLLRNFRDEDLSDLPKHFVPIELVSKLEGKQLAELMASIHSRGG; encoded by the exons ATGGCTTCTTCCTCAGCAGATTCGACTGTGGCCGCCGAACCCCATTCCAATCGCCCGGAGAATGAGAATGATGACATGGGCTCTCTCTTCGAGGGAATGGTTCTCTTTACTACTCCTGTCCATACGGACTCGAATTCCATTTCTGATGATCAAAATCAGGGCAAACGAGTATCCCAcgatgctgctgctgctgctgctgattCTTTATCGCaattatcatcatcatctttgCCGCTTGACGAGGACTTGTTCTCCGATCTCAGTCTCATCGTTGCTGCACCTGATGATCGTCCGCCCTCGCCCTTGTCTTCACCCTCATCCTCATCACCCGCGGCATCTCACCCTCAGCCACATCTGTCCACCCGAAAGAAGAGGAGAGCTGCTGGTTTAAGGATCGGATACGGCAGAGATAGAGATGGTCCCCAACCACCGTCGCGGCAACAACTTCCCGATCCCAACCACCACTCCCTCCAATCCAAACCACCAACTTTCCCAGTTGCATATtatcacacatctaatacaaaCGTGGCCGTGGCGGCCCATCAGGACGGTGGTCATCAGATTCGTGTTCACTTGGCCACCCAGCAACATTCGCCGCCCCATTCTGCTGCTTCCACCACCTGCTCACGCGAAGCAGATATTCAGCAGCTGgaagaaaatgaagcaaaacaACAAGACGAAGAGGAACCAGTGCTATCAAATCATCCCACTGGCAGCTGCCAAATAGTCGAGTTCAGATTTGAAGAAATCAAGACTTGCATGACCGAGAAGCTCAAAAAAGCTCGGGAAGCCGTTTCTTTTCTCTCTGCTGCTCGCAAGGACTCTAtcagaaagagaagaaaagccGCGCTGCAATGGAGTCAGGCATCTGCCAAGTATAGGGAACTGGAGAAGCAACTGGAGGAAGCTTGTGAAACTGAGGATTTTGAGAAAGCTGAGCGGGTTAGTGAGAGCCTTGCTCCCGCCGAGAAGGACAGGGAGCTTCTGGTTGTTGCGCTGCGTGATGCAGAAGCTGAATGTGATGCGTTTGACTCCAGGATGCAAGAGGCACTGCAGAACCAGATTCGAGCTGAGGAGGAATCTGCCTCTTTGCTCCGGAGTTTTGCGTTG GATGCTTCAAATGGTGCAGATTTAGTCCTAGAGAATGCTAAAGCTGTGTCTTTGAGGGAAACAGAGGAATGGCTTTTATCTACTGAGGAGTTAGAGCTAAAAAAACTTCAATTGAAGATTGAATCCCAGCTGATAAATGAAGCACGACTAGCTTTAAACAACTCCATTGAGCTCTCGGTGGAAGACGATCATCGAGAAAGAGATATTCTTTATATGAAACGAGAAATTTTGGCGGACGAACTGGAGAAACTGCTTgctttagtaaaaaaaaaggaagctgAAATAGCAGAAAATAATTCTAAAATTGAAACAGTTGAAAGAAGGATTGATGGTGTCTTCTCAAACTTTGAACAGGTGCATTCAAACTTGGATGAAAAGCATAACAATCTGGAGCTAGACCTTCGTCAGCTGGATTTGGAGCACGAACTTTTAACTAATAAGAAGAAACAAATTGATGATGACCTCTCTCAGGAGGAAGTGAGGGGGGAAGAGATCAGAGAAATTTCTAGAATCTCAGCAATTGAAGCAAGCATTTGTCAAGATGTTGTTGGGCTTCGGAAGAGCATGCTGCAGCTTATTCAGAAATTCATTGAAGATAAAATGAAGCTTTCTAAGACCGAACAACAATTTACCGAGGATGTCAATATGCTCAAACTTGGAATTTCATCTGCTAGAGCTTCTCTCCAG GAGCTGTCCTCGTCAAAGTCAAGCATCCAACAGGAAGTTGAATCCTGTAAACAGAGGCTTTTTTTTATAGATAAAAGACTCCCTGAGTTGGAGGCTGAGAAGAAAGTTGCTGCAACTACCAGAAATTTTAAAGAAGCAGCACGTATAGCCACCGAAGTGAAGGCACTCTCTGTTGAAAGGGAGGGAATAGGGATAAAGATGGGGGATGCCAAATCACAGCTTCAGCAGCTTGAAGAACAGATTTGCAATACAGTCAACAGACTTGAACAAACTGAATCACAGGTTTTATTGAGAGAAAAGGAATTGGAAATGGCTAGATTCCAGAGACTAAATCTAATTGCTGAAGCTGCTACAGCCGAAAGATTTGCTGCTATAGAGTTAGGTGACCTTGAAGAAGCTGATGTTTTACTTGCAGAAGCTGATGCTGCAGCTTCTGAAGCAAGAAAACTTCTGCTTCTTCGCAATTTTAGGGATGAAGATCTATCAGATCTACCTAAACATTTTGTCCCCATCGAACTTGTATCCAAGCTTGAGGGTAAGCAGCTGGCTGAACTGATGGCATCTATTCATAGTAGAGGTGGTTAA
- the LOC113711938 gene encoding uncharacterized protein isoform X2: MASSSADSTVAAEPHSNRPENENDDMGSLFEGMVLFTTPVHTDSNSISDDQNQGKRVSHDAAAAAADSLSQLSSSSLPLDEDLFSDLSLIVAAPDDRPPSPLSSPSSSSPAASHPQPHLSTRKKRRAAGLRIGYGRDRDGPQPPSRQQLPDPNHHSLQSKPPTFPVAYYHTSNTNVAVAAHQDGGHQIRVHLATQQHSPPHSAASTTCSREADIQQLEENEAKQQDEEEPVLSNHPTGSCQIVEFRFEEIKTCMTEKLKKAREAVSFLSAARKDSIRKRRKAALQWSQASAKYRELEKQLEEACETEDFEKAERVSESLAPAEKDRELLVVALRDAEAECDAFDSRMQEALQNQIRAEEESASLLRSFALVHSNLDEKHNNLELDLRQLDLEHELLTNKKKQIDDDLSQEEVRGEEIREISRISAIEASICQDVVGLRKSMLQLIQKFIEDKMKLSKTEQQFTEDVNMLKLGISSARASLQELSSSKSSIQQEVESCKQRLFFIDKRLPELEAEKKVAATTRNFKEAARIATEVKALSVEREGIGIKMGDAKSQLQQLEEQICNTVNRLEQTESQVLLREKELEMARFQRLNLIAEAATAERFAAIELGDLEEADVLLAEADAAASEARKLLLLRNFRDEDLSDLPKHFVPIELVSKLEGKQLAELMASIHSRGG, translated from the exons ATGGCTTCTTCCTCAGCAGATTCGACTGTGGCCGCCGAACCCCATTCCAATCGCCCGGAGAATGAGAATGATGACATGGGCTCTCTCTTCGAGGGAATGGTTCTCTTTACTACTCCTGTCCATACGGACTCGAATTCCATTTCTGATGATCAAAATCAGGGCAAACGAGTATCCCAcgatgctgctgctgctgctgctgattCTTTATCGCaattatcatcatcatctttgCCGCTTGACGAGGACTTGTTCTCCGATCTCAGTCTCATCGTTGCTGCACCTGATGATCGTCCGCCCTCGCCCTTGTCTTCACCCTCATCCTCATCACCCGCGGCATCTCACCCTCAGCCACATCTGTCCACCCGAAAGAAGAGGAGAGCTGCTGGTTTAAGGATCGGATACGGCAGAGATAGAGATGGTCCCCAACCACCGTCGCGGCAACAACTTCCCGATCCCAACCACCACTCCCTCCAATCCAAACCACCAACTTTCCCAGTTGCATATtatcacacatctaatacaaaCGTGGCCGTGGCGGCCCATCAGGACGGTGGTCATCAGATTCGTGTTCACTTGGCCACCCAGCAACATTCGCCGCCCCATTCTGCTGCTTCCACCACCTGCTCACGCGAAGCAGATATTCAGCAGCTGgaagaaaatgaagcaaaacaACAAGACGAAGAGGAACCAGTGCTATCAAATCATCCCACTGGCAGCTGCCAAATAGTCGAGTTCAGATTTGAAGAAATCAAGACTTGCATGACCGAGAAGCTCAAAAAAGCTCGGGAAGCCGTTTCTTTTCTCTCTGCTGCTCGCAAGGACTCTAtcagaaagagaagaaaagccGCGCTGCAATGGAGTCAGGCATCTGCCAAGTATAGGGAACTGGAGAAGCAACTGGAGGAAGCTTGTGAAACTGAGGATTTTGAGAAAGCTGAGCGGGTTAGTGAGAGCCTTGCTCCCGCCGAGAAGGACAGGGAGCTTCTGGTTGTTGCGCTGCGTGATGCAGAAGCTGAATGTGATGCGTTTGACTCCAGGATGCAAGAGGCACTGCAGAACCAGATTCGAGCTGAGGAGGAATCTGCCTCTTTGCTCCGGAGTTTTGCGTTG GTGCATTCAAACTTGGATGAAAAGCATAACAATCTGGAGCTAGACCTTCGTCAGCTGGATTTGGAGCACGAACTTTTAACTAATAAGAAGAAACAAATTGATGATGACCTCTCTCAGGAGGAAGTGAGGGGGGAAGAGATCAGAGAAATTTCTAGAATCTCAGCAATTGAAGCAAGCATTTGTCAAGATGTTGTTGGGCTTCGGAAGAGCATGCTGCAGCTTATTCAGAAATTCATTGAAGATAAAATGAAGCTTTCTAAGACCGAACAACAATTTACCGAGGATGTCAATATGCTCAAACTTGGAATTTCATCTGCTAGAGCTTCTCTCCAG GAGCTGTCCTCGTCAAAGTCAAGCATCCAACAGGAAGTTGAATCCTGTAAACAGAGGCTTTTTTTTATAGATAAAAGACTCCCTGAGTTGGAGGCTGAGAAGAAAGTTGCTGCAACTACCAGAAATTTTAAAGAAGCAGCACGTATAGCCACCGAAGTGAAGGCACTCTCTGTTGAAAGGGAGGGAATAGGGATAAAGATGGGGGATGCCAAATCACAGCTTCAGCAGCTTGAAGAACAGATTTGCAATACAGTCAACAGACTTGAACAAACTGAATCACAGGTTTTATTGAGAGAAAAGGAATTGGAAATGGCTAGATTCCAGAGACTAAATCTAATTGCTGAAGCTGCTACAGCCGAAAGATTTGCTGCTATAGAGTTAGGTGACCTTGAAGAAGCTGATGTTTTACTTGCAGAAGCTGATGCTGCAGCTTCTGAAGCAAGAAAACTTCTGCTTCTTCGCAATTTTAGGGATGAAGATCTATCAGATCTACCTAAACATTTTGTCCCCATCGAACTTGTATCCAAGCTTGAGGGTAAGCAGCTGGCTGAACTGATGGCATCTATTCATAGTAGAGGTGGTTAA